In the Salvia miltiorrhiza cultivar Shanhuang (shh) chromosome 8, IMPLAD_Smil_shh, whole genome shotgun sequence genome, TGAGCATACCTAGCACTTTATAAGGCGAATCACAAATATTTGGCTCCTGATATTTAGGCGAAGGAGTTGAATGgttgatttatttttgtattgtttgaaaatttaaaaaacaaagcAATATAATACAAGATGAATCAGGGTTTCAACTCGGGTTTTCAAATACCTAGCACCGAATCACATATCGGGTTTTATATCTGGAACTAGCCACGATCACTGCAAAAACTAACTGTTATATATTGTTGTTTATGGCAGACTAGCTTTTCCAGAAGAGAATAATGCTAGCTTGAAGAAAATAGCTAAACTCGATGACCCCGCTGATCATTACAAAGTCGGGCTTGTGGTAAGATCACGTGGTTTTGACGAATAAATCGAACTTCTTTTTTTATTCTGAAATAATGAGCGCACCACTATTTTCGCAGCCTAGACGAGCTGATCTGGACATGAACCAGCATGTAAACAATGTCACCTACATTGGATGGGTTCTAGAGGTTAGTTGTTTTAATCATACATCTTTTACTGCCTTAATTTCTACCAAATTTAGTATATTTCCTTTACTGAATTTTCCTGGATGTGTTTGATCAATATTTGGAGAAAGAACATGTTTGAGAACATTCAGTTACATGGCATTTCTTGTTTGGAAATTAGTAGATGTTTTTTTTCTGAATACTAAATTGAAATTTCCAACAGAGCATGCCTCAAGAGATCATCGACAGCCACGAGCTGCAGACTATAACGTTGGATTACAGGCGCGAATGCCAGCACGATGATGTGGTCGATTCGCTCACAAGCCCCGAGTCTTCCATAGGCGACGCGGTTTCAGGGCTTCAAGGAACTAACGGCTCTGCGGCTGCTGCAAGAGACGAGAACGACTGCCTTCAATTTCTGCATCTCCTGAGATTATCCAACGACGGCTCTGAGATCAACCGGGGGCGCACTGAGTGGCGGAAGAAACCCGCAAAGAGATGAGCCTTTTCGCCTCCCCTTCGACTCATCCCCTGCATCGCCCGTCATTCTTCGTTTCTTGGATGGCCTTTGCTCACCCATCTTGTAATTCTATGCTTTTCGTTTGCTCCGAGGATTTTGTATGAAGTTTCTGAGTCTTTGTTATCAATAGGTTTGGATTCTatgtttcttcttttcttttcttttctgattGACGTTTGTTGTCACAATAATTCAAAGATCAATTCTGCAGACATGTAATTTAACTATGATGCTCCAACTTTCGAAGATACAGTGTGATTAGGTATTACAAAATCAGAGAAAGAGATTTCATTACAACAAGAGCAAGAgctctagagagagagagagaatcagaatGAAAGAATATCTAGCATAAGTAAACGCTATATATCATCCATAACTACAGAAGTGGGAGAAACTGAAAGACCAAAACTAAGCAGATGTCATCCCTGAAATTTCAGAGACGGCGGtgacgacgacgacgacaaCGACAAAGGCGATTCAGATAACAAATGAGAcctcttgttttatttttttactagcAGCACACtaatataaaatcaaataatgcACAATCCATCCACACATGTTccaactcttcttcttcttcttcttcttcttcttcctcgtcCTCCTCTACCACCACCCGCAGCAGCATTTCTGCGTTGGAAGGTCAAGAAAACAACGTAAGATTGAATCGAAGTACTAAGACGAAGATGAGATGGATGCACGACGAACCTTAGGTTGGTCCTTCTGTCTCCCGGGCGTGCCATAGGACGGATGCCTGGGAGTCCCGGAGACGTTCCCAGCTCCGGTATTCCTCTCTTCACGCACTTTATTGAAAATGTGCGTGAAGTTTTCGGCCGACTGAGGGTCGTTCTCGTCCCACTCGCCAAATCTTGGCACGGCTGCACCTTTATCGGGCTGCCATTGCAACAAACTCCACAAATAAGTAAAAAATAGTATAGGCTAATCCATCGTATTCATTCAAAGCTTGCAACTTGCAACAGAAAAAAAAGGCTTACACTCTCGTCGCCTCGACTAGTTGGCCTTAGCTTGGATCTTCCCGGGGTGCCATGGCTACTATCATGGCTCTTCCCTTCCCAAGCAGGCGAGCCGCTGCCCCGTCCCCCCGTGAGTTTCGCCTGATGATGGGGGTGAAGGGGCGAGCGCTCGAAGCTCTGCTCGGACCCTGCACTGGCTCGGGCAGGGCGTGCAGCCCTCTGGCCCCGGCCAGCGTAGCTCGACTCACTTGCAGCCCTCGGACCTGGATTTTCACTAGAGCTGTGAAGATCAGCATCTTCCTCTTTGCTCACCCTACGTTCGGGCCTCGCCCCGGCTGCTCCCCGCCCGTTAGGCTCGTCTGGCCGGGGACGTGGGTTTGCCGGAGGGGGGGCGGCTGCggccggaggcggaggcggaggatcGGCATCGGGGAACATGTCCGGATTTTCCATAGGATCGTTTGGATTTATCATTTTCCCACCTTTGTTTTTCCTTGCTTTTTCGAAATAAACGGTGTAAGGAACGTTGTCGTCGTTTTCCCAGTTGCCAAATTTTGGCACATTTGAACGCTGCTTGATGGCAAGAAAGGAAACTAGCATTATTCAGTTAGATGCAATATTGGGAAAGGCAGTAAAGTTTTGTTCAATCTCAGAAATATTTATGTTGAgcattttcaattttcaacatcAATCAATCTTTCCACAAACAAAATATGAATACTATCATTGTTAGTTGGAGATTTATTGCTGATCCTCTCGAAAAGAAAGGGAGTTTTTCACTAGATTTTTCATAACATAGATATGAACATTATACGGTCACAATTTATACACACTTCGATGAAAAAACCAATGCATAAATACGTATATACATGAAAAATACTGATTTACATGAAGCAGATCTGACCACCAAACTATTTGCTTCTCTGTGTACCGAAAATTCATCACAATAAACTAGCCAAACCGATTCACTAGAAAGGCATAACAAACAGGATTTATCAACGGAAGCTAAATCAGCTGAGAATGAAAATctgaagagagagaaagctgctaatatttaaaaaaaaaaaaaaaactaccaaaaaatgaaaagtaagctCGACAACAAAAGCGTGATAAAATTCATCTCTAAAAACATTGAAATTTCGCGTGGGAAGAAATTGAGAATCACGAACTTACAGCCATTAGATACGGCGGAGAAGCAGAATTCGAATTAGGCGACGTAATTCAACAAAGAGATGAGAGTTTTAGATCAATCCAGCTCTCGGAACTCTGCAGAAGACAAAAATTCTTCGGCGCCTAATTTTTGCAGGcgctgaagagagagagagagaagagagggagggagaagagagagatgcAGTGATGATGAGTTAATGATGGGAGGAGAGAGGGGTCTATCGACCATCAACCGGCGCCACCGGTTATGGATTTGACTATTCGCCTTACTATCTTCTTCCTCCGTTTTCTCACCTCACTCTTCTTTGAAATGTCTTGATCGGTTAGATTAGAGGTGGTTTAGTTGGTGGAGTGAATAATCAtagttaaaaacttaaaattatGAAACTTTATCTAGTGTGAATATGgcaaaaaaagaagagaaaaagttGAATTGACAAATTAgatagaaaaatataatataattgatTGTTAGAAATAACGGCTAGATTTTTTAAGATCATAATTGACAAGATATTATCTATAGCAGCGTTGACAATGAAGTCTTTCGATTATACACTTGAGTATATTCTATTTCATCTGTCCTCCATATTTATACataacttttctttttggtatgTCCTCCAAATTTATGCACATTCTATTTTCAGACgctattcatatataatttggataattttatccttataatttgtatatatttattcacAATCTAATTAGCAATACCCTAAGAAAGAAGggttactttgcatgattgataagatgcatgattgagtattttaatCATTCATAATAGAATTGTTGCAATTACACACTTTTAATGGAATATGAATGAAGCAAAACTAGTTTTaatgatagaaattatcaaaGGCCTTGAGtggaattttaaagttttaattcatcaagataaataaatgattagtcttgcaatttttatttatcaagattAATCCTCAAAAATAAACGTCGCCTCAATGTAAGTCTTTTTCTCCACCATAAATactctaaataattttttattaaaatatatgtcTGAAGCACATGTGCATATTTATagaggatggagggagtatatcaatCAGATCGTATTTGGTTTAAATATCACTTTCTTATAACTTATACATGTTTGaacaaaatattaatatttttttttacttccgcTTAGTATGTTTTTGTGTTTGCTCCTTTTTATTAACTGATGAGATATATAAATTGCATTTTATAAATACTCTACATGTATTtcttgaatttattttggttgtagaTTTAAAATAACAATCAACTGAAAGGTGAATAATTTAGACGGTGATCGAAaagaaatataagaaaaataataatgaatGTCTAATACCATTGATAGTTTTATGCAAAATATATTATGTCTAACTATGATGTGACCAAATATATCACGTAAATATAATTTGTAAGTACGTGTTTTGCATGCTTTCTTAATATGGAAATTTACCAAAATGAGATTGAAAATTCTACGCAATATTCACTTTTCAAAATTGAGCTTTTCCCCATCATTTCCTTTTCAATTTTAACCAAACAAAGCTCGAGAAACTTTGCACTTTCCTTTTCTCGTATTGAGTTTATTTTAGAAGTAAATAATGATGTCTCTTTTGGAAACAATACTTTGAAATTTCATTTCATTAGTCAGTTTCAATaacgattttttaattaatgggTGTTTCAAATTCATGATAAAATTAAATTCCATTGATGAAATATATTTTGGTTGCACTAGTCGTAACTTGTGAGGTGAAATGTTGTTGAACTGAGCCACCGGCGACCGGTTAGACCCGTGAAGGTTTACTGTTCTGGCGGCTGGCTTGCTATTTTGATAATAATCTTCTTATTTGTTtgcttcatttatttatttatttatttttaattgattgtaCACATTGATTCTTTTATTTAAGGGtgtatatattcatatttgCGGAATTTATAATTGGGAAGCATATTTTTTAGACAAATAATGTTCAATCCCCATCAATCGATGCATcttgatttaaatatttttaatttgagtTAAGTACCAGATTcacccctatcgatggcgtccctatcgcgtttagccccctaccgtcaggggggagagctgcccactacctCAATGTGGCAAAATCGCACAAAATTCCCCCGCCACTTAACGGACACTAATACCGTTAGCaagaatcttttttttttttaagttcagGTGGGCCCCactcatctttctctctctctccttgatTTTCAGATCTGGCGCCTCACCTCCTCACACCCATCGACACCTCCGGCGAAGCCAATCGGCAGAatccgccgctgctgctccctCTGGCGAAGCCAATCAGCATCGGCTGCCCGTCGGAGAAGGTGAGAAACAGAAAATGG is a window encoding:
- the LOC130999544 gene encoding RPM1-interacting protein 4-like isoform X2 — translated: MARSNVPKFGNWENDDNVPYTVYFEKARKNKGGKMINPNDPMENPDMFPDADPPPPPPAAAAPPPANPRPRPDEPNGRGAAGARPERRVSKEEDADLHSSSENPGPRAASESSYAGRGQRAARPARASAGSEQSFERSPLHPHHQAKLTGGRGSGSPAWEGKSHDSSHGTPGRSKLRPTSRGDESPDKGAAVPRFGEWDENDPQSAENFTHIFNKVREERNTGAGNVSGTPRHPSYGTPGRQKDQPKKCCCGWW
- the LOC130999544 gene encoding RPM1-interacting protein 4-like isoform X1, whose protein sequence is MARSNVPKFGNWENDDNVPYTVYFEKARKNKGGKMINPNDPMENPDMFPDADPPPPPPAAAAPPPANPRPRPDEPNGRGAAGARPERRVSKEEDADLHSSSENPGPRAASESSYAGRGQRAARPARASAGSEQSFERSPLHPHHQAKLTGGRGSGSPAWEGKSHDSSHGTPGRSKLRPTSRGDESPDKGAAVPRFGEWDENDPQSAENFTHIFNKVREERNTGAGNVSGTPRHPSYGTPGRQKDQPKVRRASISSSS